Within Bradymonas sediminis, the genomic segment CGGCGAAATACAGCCACGCGTCCCCGAAGATATTCTGGTCGCCGACCACCACCACGCGCCCGTCGCCGTAATCGGCCGCCGACACCATCGCCAGCGGGCCGCGTGGCTCAATCGACTCGTCGCCGTCGAAGCGCCAATTGCCATAAAACCCGCCGGTATCCGTTTCGTCCCAATAATCCCCGTAGCTCTGTTTGCTGGTCCAGGCCACCCCGTGCTCGCCAAGAATCGGCCCGCCGGTCTGCGGGCTGATCATGTCGACCCCGCGGGTGACAAAATGCGGGTCAAAATCCCACAGCATCAGCCAGGCCTTGCCGTTGACCGCGTACTCCGGCGGCTCGTCGACCGTGGTATGATACCCCATCTCCATGCCCATCGGCGCCAGCAGCGGGTTGATGCGCTCCGAGCTGCGATAGACGTTGGTGTGGTCGCCGATGACGAAAAGCCCGCCGCCCTCGCGCACCCATTGCTGAATCGCCGCGTACTCCTGCTGGCTAAAATTCGGCCGCTTCGAGTCCACCAGGTTGATAAAGAGAATATCAAACCCCTTGAGCCGCTCCGCCGACAGCGGCATATCGCGAATCGAGCGCACCTTATACCCGTGGTCGATCAGGTGCTCAAAAGCCCGGTAAAAGCCGTACACCCCCTGGTAATTATAGTCCCATTTGCCCAGGCGATAGTCCTCATGATTCTGCAGGCGCGTGTGGTAGAGGTCGACCAAAATCCACGGCCCATCGCCCTCCGGCGGCGCGTAGCTCTCCTCATCGAAGATGCCACAGCCAACGAGGCTTAGCCCCAAGAGGACGATCAACAGGCCGCGCGAGAGGCGTCGAAGACGGTAATTCATGATATGTTTCTTAGGGTGCATTAAAGATGAGGAGGAGCCGTGGGCGATGCTCTGATTAGCTCAGGACTTTGCCGATCGTGTCTTTGGCGCGCTGCATCGTGGTGTCTTCGAGCACACGGCGGATATCACTATTTTCGGCGAGCAACTCCAATAGGATGTCTCGACCAATCGCCAGGACGCCGACGTTCTCGCTGAGCGCCTCGACGCTGGCGGTGGCTTTCTTGCCGCTGAGCAACGACACCTCGCCCAGATACGCCCCGGACCCCAGCGTCTCCAACTCCACCACGCGCTCGCCGATGCGCGACCAGACCCGCACCTCGCCGCTGAGCACGATATAGAGCGAGTTGACCTGCGCGCCCTCCTCAATGATCACCTCACCCACCTCATAAGGCTGAACCGACGCGGCGCGCATCAGGCGCTTCTTCCATTGCTCATTGAGGTCCTTAAATAGCGGCGATTTGCGGACGGCTTGGTCGATAATTGCGCTCATAATGGCTCTTCTTCGGCGGTTAAATTTATGCGGTCGGACGCGCGTCAGGGGGCTCGCGCGCTTGGCTCGCGACACTGTAGGGTAATTGCAGGCCGGTTTCTAGTTTCTTCCGAGTCGAACCCGCCAAAGATTCTGGCGCGCGGCGCGCCTGGCCGGCCTCGGGCGCGATCGCGAAAGTTTTGCGCATTTCAATTTGCTTGTTTTCTTATTGAGGATCTTCTAGTGCTTGCACTCATTGAGAGTGTCTCCGGGCGCATCGCTTCGCGTCTGCGAGAATATTCATCGACTTTTGGGACCCCCGGATTCATTGATATGTCGACTTCAACTCCGCGCACACAGCCCCTCGTGATGACGCGCATGATGACCGCAACGCTCATCACGAGTCTCTGCTTGGTGACGAGTTGCGCGCTCTGGGACGCCGCAAACCCTTCCTCCGACGGGGGCGACGACGCGCCGGACGCCGTGTCATTGGACACCGGCGCCGACGGCATCGACATCGACATCGCTGATGCCTCCCAGGCGGAGGACGTAGCGCAGGCATCGGACTGTCAGGTGGGCGACGGCCTGGGGGTTCTCGAGGTGGATCGGGGTAGGGTCACGCCTCAATTCCAAGCACGAGCCGCCTTTGACGGCGCAGGCATCTGGGTGGTCTATGTTCGAACCTCCGCGCAGTCTCCCGAGGGGTCCATCGAGCAGGCGCGCGACATTATCGCGACCCGAATCTCGTGCGCAGGCGAGGTCCTCGTCGCACCCTTTGCGGTCAACGAAAATCCCATCCACGTCGAGAGTCCGACACCGTCGATCGACGTTAAACGCGACACGGTTTATCTGGCGTGGAACTCGAAATCTGCCTGGTCCTCTCCCGCGCACCAGATTTATTTTCGCACCCTGAGCGTCGGCGGCGACGCGTTGATGCCGGCCGAAAGGCTGGTCAACTTTAACGGCAGCACCCCCAACGCGCGGGTGTCCGACAGTGTTACCGAGTCCGATATCGTGGCGCTAAATCAGGGAGGGGCGCTGGTCGTGGGCTCAACGTTTGATATGGCCGAGCGGCGCGTGTTTTTTCAGCGCCTCGATGATCTCGGCGAGTCGGTGGGGCCGGCGGTGCCCGTCGATTTAGCGTCGGACTCCTTCCAGACGCGCCCGGCGATCAGCGTTGATCCCAGCGACCATGTCTGGGTCTCCTGGCAAAGCTTAAGCTATGGTCAGGACAGCTACGGACCTAATTATACCGCGTATCGTAGCTTCGATATCGACGCCCCCGAGGCGCCGAGCGCGGTCGAGCTTTTGCAGATATCATCACCCAAGGACCGAAGAGCTCGCATCTCCAGGCAAATTCCGCACGCCGAGTCTGTGTATTTGGCATCGGTCACGGACGAATACGGGTCCCATCGCATCGCGTTGCTTAACGCGGCGACGGACACCGACTACCTGCTGCTCGGCCAGGAGGCCGTGACCAATGACTACCCCGCGGTGGTTTCCTGGGGCGGCGGCGGCGCCGTGGCCTGGTTCGTGCGAGATATTCGCTCGGAGGAGCTCGACGAAAA encodes:
- a CDS encoding cyclic nucleotide-binding domain-containing protein, with amino-acid sequence MSAIIDQAVRKSPLFKDLNEQWKKRLMRAASVQPYEVGEVIIEEGAQVNSLYIVLSGEVRVWSRIGERVVELETLGSGAYLGEVSLLSGKKATASVEALSENVGVLAIGRDILLELLAENSDIRRVLEDTTMQRAKDTIGKVLS
- a CDS encoding DUF4350 domain-containing protein yields the protein MNYRLRRLSRGLLIVLLGLSLVGCGIFDEESYAPPEGDGPWILVDLYHTRLQNHEDYRLGKWDYNYQGVYGFYRAFEHLIDHGYKVRSIRDMPLSAERLKGFDILFINLVDSKRPNFSQQEYAAIQQWVREGGGLFVIGDHTNVYRSSERINPLLAPMGMEMGYHTTVDEPPEYAVNGKAWLMLWDFDPHFVTRGVDMISPQTGGPILGEHGVAWTSKQSYGDYWDETDTGGFYGNWRFDGDESIEPRGPLAMVSAADYGDGRVVVVGDQNIFGDAWLYFADNFDLMMNSFQWLAGRDGEAPLRAARPSGYNIGLDMSRNEFNLGGGKAEDFYPFYVNFNRDHLVTARARLGVDTDDEALFIMNPTMAYDAAAIRRIRSFFKQGKTVVLSFEADAISPATIALLAELAPDFSLRVGDEDLEFVTTPEGELTDLDIAKIAGSHPIESEVLEVKGLKLSMMRRPAQNPSGDLPPYLLDISSTWGSSFVSAMASTSGAPESNGIKRVEIARRKKIDNGELVVFLQDGFFRNRTLGHSEVTPPTEQNRDAIEFQYRLIDYLKMQRR